From a region of the Stenotrophomonas sp. BIO128-Bstrain genome:
- a CDS encoding MFS transporter, with protein MSRTHAIADRANWGGVLAMTLCVFALIASEFMPVSLLTPLAADLGVTEGLAGYGIAISGAFAVLTSLLISRLAGNMNRRTLLLILTALMAVSGVVVALAPNYPVYMMGRALIGVVIGGFWSLSAATAMRLVPAAKIPRALAIFNSGNALATVVAAPLGSYLGGMIGWRGAFLRLLPVAAIALAWQWVCLPSMPAESGQSQGGLVALFRRRVVALGMLACGAFFMGQFALFTYVRPFLERVTSAGASAVPLVLLAIGISGFVGTLVIGAFIRRGLYRTLVTIPALMALIAVALVPLGHQLWPTAALLSAWGLLATAAPVGWWSWLARTFTNNAEAGGGLMVAVVQCSIALGSTVGGLLFDSLGFASTFLASAGLLLCAALLAYATASDRATTPGPVVAVEARG; from the coding sequence ATGAGCCGCACACACGCGATTGCAGATCGCGCCAACTGGGGGGGCGTGCTCGCGATGACGTTGTGCGTCTTCGCGTTGATAGCCTCGGAATTCATGCCGGTGAGCCTGCTTACTCCCTTGGCGGCAGATCTGGGCGTGACCGAAGGGCTTGCCGGGTACGGCATTGCCATTTCGGGAGCCTTTGCGGTGCTGACCAGCCTGTTGATCTCCCGGTTGGCGGGCAACATGAATCGACGAACGTTGCTGCTGATCCTCACCGCATTGATGGCAGTGTCGGGTGTGGTGGTGGCCCTGGCTCCGAACTATCCGGTCTACATGATGGGGCGTGCACTGATCGGCGTGGTGATCGGTGGGTTCTGGTCACTGTCTGCCGCAACGGCAATGCGGCTGGTTCCGGCTGCGAAGATTCCGCGAGCCTTGGCAATATTCAACAGCGGCAACGCGCTTGCAACGGTAGTTGCGGCGCCATTGGGCAGCTACCTGGGCGGCATGATCGGATGGCGCGGCGCTTTCTTGCGCCTTCTGCCGGTGGCTGCCATAGCTCTCGCATGGCAGTGGGTTTGTCTGCCCTCCATGCCCGCGGAGAGCGGGCAGTCACAAGGCGGCTTGGTCGCGCTGTTCCGGCGGCGTGTGGTGGCACTTGGCATGCTTGCCTGCGGTGCCTTCTTCATGGGGCAATTTGCCCTGTTCACCTACGTGCGGCCGTTCCTGGAGCGGGTGACCAGTGCAGGAGCGTCTGCTGTACCACTGGTGCTGCTGGCCATCGGCATAAGTGGCTTCGTGGGCACGCTCGTCATTGGCGCGTTCATCAGGCGTGGGCTTTACCGAACGCTGGTGACCATTCCAGCCTTGATGGCGCTCATTGCTGTGGCCTTGGTTCCACTGGGGCACCAGCTTTGGCCGACCGCCGCACTGCTCTCGGCATGGGGCCTGCTGGCAACGGCCGCGCCGGTGGGCTGGTGGAGCTGGCTGGCCCGCACTTTCACCAACAACGCAGAGGCCGGCGGCGGGCTGATGGTGGCGGTGGTGCAGTGCTCCATCGCACTTGGCTCGACCGTGGGCGGACTGCTGTTTGACAGTCTCGGCTTTGCCAGTACGTTCCTGGCCAGTGCTGGCCTGTTGCTGTGCGCCGCGCTGCTCGCTTATGCCACGGCGTCCGACCGGGCGACCACGCCCGGGCCGGTGGTCGCTGTGGAGGCACGGGGCTGA
- a CDS encoding LysR family transcriptional regulator, which yields MSAVKTNDLQAFLVVAQEQSFTKAAVRLGVTPSALSHSMRLLEERLGIRLLARTTRNVSPTEAGERLMRSIAPHFEAIGASVEALGDLRDRPAGTLRISCTDDSMETIIRPRLAGFLAEYPDITLEFYVDYGFTNVVEQRFDAGIRLGEALSKDMIAVRVGPDWRLVVVGSPGYFQKHPKPRKPADITRHRCVHIRHRPNGAIYAWEFEEKGKEFTVRGDGPLVFNSMTHVINAAMDGLGLAYAPEPMVAEHIAAGRLVAVLDKWCLPFPGYHLYYPNRRQPSPAFTALVGWLRLE from the coding sequence ATGAGCGCCGTGAAGACCAATGATCTGCAAGCCTTTCTGGTGGTGGCCCAGGAGCAGAGCTTCACCAAGGCCGCCGTTCGCCTTGGGGTGACGCCCTCTGCGCTGAGCCATTCGATGCGGTTGCTGGAAGAGCGCCTGGGCATTCGCCTGCTGGCCCGCACCACCCGCAACGTTTCCCCCACTGAAGCCGGCGAGCGCCTTATGCGCTCCATCGCACCGCACTTCGAGGCTATCGGTGCCAGCGTGGAAGCATTGGGGGACCTGCGCGACCGGCCGGCGGGAACGCTACGGATCTCCTGCACGGATGATTCGATGGAGACCATCATCCGACCACGGCTTGCCGGGTTCCTGGCCGAGTACCCGGACATCACGCTTGAGTTCTACGTGGATTACGGCTTTACCAACGTGGTGGAGCAGCGTTTCGACGCTGGCATCCGGCTCGGGGAAGCGCTGAGCAAGGACATGATCGCTGTCAGGGTCGGACCGGATTGGCGGCTGGTGGTGGTTGGATCCCCCGGCTACTTCCAGAAACATCCCAAGCCCAGGAAGCCCGCCGACATCACCCGACACCGTTGCGTACACATCCGGCATCGCCCAAACGGCGCAATTTACGCGTGGGAGTTTGAGGAGAAGGGCAAGGAGTTCACGGTGCGCGGCGATGGACCGTTGGTCTTCAACAGCATGACCCACGTCATCAATGCCGCCATGGACGGCCTGGGTTTGGCCTATGCGCCCGAGCCGATGGTCGCCGAGCATATCGCGGCGGGCAGGCTGGTTGCCGTGCTCGATAAGTGGTGCTTACCCTTCCCCGGCTACCACCTTTACTACCCAAACCGCCGGCAGCCCTCGCCCGCATTTACGGCGCTGGTTGGGTGGCTGAGGCTGGAATGA
- a CDS encoding DJ-1/PfpI family protein, with the protein MIPAYRPRPGRARAVIAVVGENIGVEVSDFLVPFAILSRAGTLDVSAVTLDPGPLSTFTDLGRPGFRIATDTTVSQFDAIHPEGADYIIVPAQAATPRLIAWLKRQSGQGATIVTICNGALVAAQMGTFDGRRATAHWSTAATRGKQYPGIRWLPNRRYVADGNWVSTAGVSAAIPASIALVEAISGREQAQHVARAVGVMAWSAEHDSDAFSPRLGTTAVPLAKVLYTNRWLHGRDQIDVMGVPGIDEGALALTIDAYSTTGRSQAYLVSITGEPFVTRHGLRILPDRQRMTDSDAPLVIAADLVPVMALDAALDGIMHRYGRATATGVALAFEYPDFPR; encoded by the coding sequence GTGATCCCCGCCTATCGTCCACGGCCCGGCCGCGCCCGGGCCGTGATCGCGGTAGTGGGGGAAAACATCGGCGTGGAGGTCAGCGACTTCCTGGTGCCGTTCGCGATCCTGTCCCGTGCCGGCACCCTCGATGTGTCCGCGGTGACGCTCGACCCGGGGCCGCTGTCCACATTTACCGATCTCGGGCGGCCAGGGTTCCGGATCGCGACGGACACGACGGTGTCGCAGTTCGATGCGATCCATCCAGAGGGGGCCGACTACATCATCGTGCCCGCGCAGGCCGCCACGCCGCGCCTCATCGCGTGGCTGAAGCGGCAGTCCGGCCAAGGGGCGACGATCGTCACCATCTGCAACGGTGCCCTTGTCGCCGCGCAGATGGGGACGTTCGATGGGCGGCGCGCCACAGCGCATTGGTCGACCGCTGCGACGCGGGGAAAGCAGTACCCCGGGATACGCTGGTTGCCGAATCGACGGTATGTTGCCGATGGAAACTGGGTGTCGACCGCGGGCGTAAGCGCTGCCATCCCCGCGTCCATCGCGCTCGTGGAGGCCATCAGCGGGCGTGAGCAGGCCCAGCACGTTGCCCGGGCGGTGGGCGTCATGGCGTGGTCGGCGGAGCATGACAGCGATGCCTTTTCCCCCCGGTTGGGCACAACGGCGGTGCCGCTGGCAAAAGTGCTTTACACCAATCGATGGCTGCACGGCCGCGATCAGATCGATGTGATGGGGGTACCGGGAATCGATGAGGGCGCGCTCGCGTTGACCATCGATGCGTACTCGACCACCGGCCGCAGCCAAGCCTATCTTGTGTCCATCACTGGCGAACCCTTTGTGACACGCCACGGACTGCGCATCCTGCCTGATCGCCAGCGCATGACTGACAGTGACGCCCCGTTGGTGATTGCCGCCGACCTGGTGCCAGTGATGGCACTGGATGCTGCACTCGATGGCATCATGCATCGATATGGCCGCGCAACGGCCACGGGCGTCGCGCTGGCGTTCGAGTACCCCGACTTTCCGCGTTGA
- a CDS encoding GlxA family transcriptional regulator, whose translation MSDPSATRHVVLLAHENMNVLDLTGPLQALHTANQCRPLAEGRLRYEITVVSEHGGLVATSAGLQVMSKALASLEDVAIDTLMAPGGCRGDVYEASAALVTWVAARGQTVRRLCSICTGAFLLAAAGQLEGRRAATHWDWATRLSSLYPGVHVDADRIFVRDGNVWSSAGVTAGIDLTLALIEDDHGHRLAIDVARQLVVFVKRSGGQSQFSAPLSAQSSTGGDFAELHGWMAAHLHEDLRVEVLADWMNMSPRTFARVYRSRCGVTPAKAVEMLRLEAARRLLESGTLPIKRVAALTGLSDEQTLRRAFLRVLGVAPGDYRERFRSSAPVQTG comes from the coding sequence ATGTCCGACCCATCCGCAACGCGTCACGTTGTACTGCTCGCCCACGAGAACATGAACGTGCTTGATCTCACCGGGCCGCTCCAGGCGCTGCACACGGCCAATCAGTGCAGGCCGCTGGCCGAGGGCAGGCTGCGCTATGAGATTACCGTCGTATCCGAACATGGCGGTCTGGTGGCCACCAGCGCCGGGCTGCAGGTGATGTCGAAGGCACTGGCCAGCCTGGAGGACGTCGCGATCGATACGTTGATGGCGCCAGGTGGCTGCCGCGGTGACGTGTACGAGGCATCCGCAGCACTGGTGACGTGGGTGGCAGCGCGGGGCCAGACAGTGAGGAGGTTGTGCTCGATCTGCACGGGCGCGTTCCTGTTGGCCGCCGCAGGGCAGTTGGAGGGGCGGCGCGCGGCAACGCACTGGGACTGGGCAACGCGGCTATCGAGCCTGTACCCCGGCGTACACGTGGATGCTGACCGGATCTTCGTGCGGGATGGCAATGTGTGGTCCTCGGCAGGTGTCACCGCAGGCATCGATCTGACGCTTGCGTTGATCGAGGATGATCACGGACACCGGCTCGCCATCGACGTGGCGCGACAGCTGGTCGTGTTCGTCAAGCGTTCGGGCGGGCAGTCGCAATTCAGTGCGCCGCTGTCGGCGCAGTCCAGCACCGGTGGCGATTTCGCCGAGCTTCACGGCTGGATGGCGGCTCACCTGCACGAGGATCTGCGCGTGGAGGTGCTGGCTGACTGGATGAACATGTCGCCGCGCACTTTCGCCCGTGTCTACCGCAGCAGATGTGGCGTCACGCCTGCCAAGGCAGTGGAAATGTTGAGGCTGGAAGCCGCACGGCGCCTGCTCGAGTCCGGCACATTGCCGATCAAGCGGGTTGCGGCGCTGACGGGGCTGTCAGACGAACAGACCCTGCGTCGTGCCTTCCTTCGTGTGCTCGGCGTGGCACCCGGCGACTACCGGGAGCGCTTTCGCAGCAGCGCTCCTGTCCAAACGGGTTGA
- a CDS encoding type II CAAX endopeptidase family protein: MTPVALYSPDPARGWLPWAWLTPILMILFNAVPVIALDGWMQSQHWSTPSGDPIGLAGLYALLWIGFAPTLAAVLAWVRFVEGRSLASIGLTGPAPLKTFLRGLAVGFGTIALVVVAIWMAGGMQAAGVGQAWRSPVSLLHIGLLLLSFMFQASVEEVIFRGWMLSVVARKTNVTVAVLLVSLAFCFLHFSPHQPPRVMLGTFLFSLFACAWALRTGNIWGVMGWHAGWNWLLATGFELPVTGIDTHLPALLVALRPQGLDTLTGGAQGPEGSYLCSVFFVAAIAWIQWRKTRGAQNFSPTSR; encoded by the coding sequence ATGACCCCCGTTGCCCTGTATTCGCCCGATCCGGCCCGCGGCTGGCTGCCCTGGGCCTGGCTGACGCCGATCCTGATGATCCTGTTCAACGCCGTACCGGTGATCGCGCTGGACGGGTGGATGCAGTCACAGCATTGGTCGACGCCGAGCGGCGATCCGATCGGCCTCGCTGGCTTGTATGCGCTGCTGTGGATCGGCTTCGCGCCGACGCTGGCGGCCGTGCTCGCCTGGGTACGCTTCGTCGAAGGGCGCTCGCTGGCGAGTATCGGACTGACCGGTCCGGCACCGCTGAAAACCTTCCTGCGCGGATTGGCCGTTGGATTCGGCACGATCGCGCTGGTCGTAGTCGCGATCTGGATGGCTGGCGGCATGCAGGCGGCGGGCGTGGGGCAGGCCTGGCGGTCGCCCGTCAGCCTGCTGCACATCGGTCTACTGCTATTGAGTTTCATGTTCCAGGCGAGCGTGGAGGAAGTCATCTTCCGCGGTTGGATGCTGTCCGTGGTGGCGCGCAAGACCAATGTCACGGTGGCAGTGCTGCTGGTGTCGCTCGCTTTCTGCTTCCTGCATTTCAGTCCGCACCAGCCGCCCCGGGTCATGCTCGGCACGTTCCTGTTCTCGCTGTTCGCCTGCGCCTGGGCGCTGCGGACCGGCAATATCTGGGGCGTGATGGGCTGGCACGCGGGGTGGAACTGGTTGCTCGCGACCGGCTTCGAACTGCCCGTCACTGGCATCGATACGCACTTGCCGGCGCTGCTGGTGGCGCTGCGCCCCCAAGGCCTCGACACCCTGACCGGTGGCGCGCAAGGGCCGGAAGGCAGTTACCTGTGCAGCGTCTTCTTCGTCGCCGCGATCGCGTGGATCCAGTGGCGAAAGACGCGTGGAGCTCAGAACTTCTCGCCGACCAGCAGGTAG
- a CDS encoding carboxymuconolactone decarboxylase family protein, producing MNVNSDGGSTTELDSRQQAIIPISASAAAGNMDSLREALNQGLDARLSLAEAREILVQVYAYAGFPRSLNALTGLMKVAEARRQRGIQDEAGREPAKPIPKGDALLAAGTANQTKLAGGPVSGPLFDFAPQANDYLRTHLFGDIFERDNLDWQSRELATVSMLAAMSGVGPQLQSHIGMSMNIGLRPEHLYQLADVLEAHVGVEAAERVRVGIQTQLEVRKE from the coding sequence ATGAACGTCAACTCAGACGGGGGTTCTACCACCGAACTGGATTCCCGCCAGCAAGCCATCATTCCGATCAGCGCCTCCGCAGCTGCCGGCAACATGGATAGCCTTCGGGAGGCGCTGAATCAAGGCTTGGACGCGAGGCTGAGTCTTGCCGAAGCGCGAGAAATCCTCGTCCAGGTTTACGCCTATGCGGGCTTTCCGCGCAGCCTGAACGCGTTGACCGGACTGATGAAGGTGGCGGAGGCGCGCAGGCAGAGGGGCATCCAGGATGAAGCTGGCCGCGAACCTGCCAAGCCGATCCCCAAGGGCGACGCGTTGCTCGCTGCAGGCACCGCGAATCAGACCAAGCTGGCTGGTGGTCCGGTCTCAGGGCCATTGTTCGATTTCGCACCGCAGGCAAACGACTATCTGCGTACGCACCTGTTTGGCGACATCTTCGAGCGCGACAACCTGGATTGGCAGAGCCGTGAATTGGCCACGGTCAGCATGCTGGCGGCGATGTCCGGGGTGGGTCCTCAGTTGCAGTCTCACATAGGCATGAGCATGAACATCGGACTGCGGCCAGAGCATTTGTACCAGCTGGCTGATGTGCTCGAAGCGCACGTCGGCGTGGAGGCCGCGGAACGTGTTCGCGTCGGCATTCAAACTCAGCTGGAAGTGCGGAAAGAATGA
- a CDS encoding cyclophilin-like fold protein, with protein sequence MKIRLIINDQVLSATMEDSIPAREFIAQLPLTLQLEDYAANEKIAQLPRRLSVAGEPEGFTPAAGDIAFYAPWGNLAIFHRPFAYSKGLIRLGRIEGGLQVLRTDGPLAVRIESD encoded by the coding sequence ATGAAGATTCGACTGATCATCAACGATCAGGTGCTGTCGGCCACCATGGAAGACAGTATCCCGGCGCGCGAGTTCATCGCCCAGTTGCCGCTGACGCTGCAGCTTGAGGACTACGCCGCGAACGAGAAAATCGCGCAGCTTCCGCGCCGTCTCAGTGTGGCGGGTGAGCCGGAGGGATTCACGCCGGCGGCGGGCGACATCGCCTTTTATGCGCCGTGGGGAAATCTGGCGATTTTCCACAGGCCATTTGCGTACTCGAAGGGTTTGATCCGACTGGGTCGAATTGAAGGAGGACTGCAGGTCCTTCGCACGGACGGTCCGCTCGCGGTTCGGATTGAGTCCGACTAG
- a CDS encoding alpha/beta hydrolase — translation MKPTTLLLALLASYVLPLPAMAAETPGAARPAGADNFYRSPTVTGERVSFHNQYQMEVVGTLYRPHGLPRGGRAPAVVVGHPMGAVKEQSSQLYAQKLAEQGFVTLAIDLSFWGESGGAPRHMVAPEIYSDDISAAVDFLSTQAYVDPDRIGGLGICGSGSFVISAAKIDPRIKAIATVSMYDMGAAARQGLNNGQSLEQRKTMIQSATGQRLAEFKGGAAVYVPGTVNKLDADTPAIQREFFDFYRTPRGAYTPKGDTAELTTQPLFSSLVKFMNFYPFNDIETISPRPMLFVSGDAAHSREFSEDAYQRAGQPKELYWVKGAGHVDLYDRANLIPFEKLTTFFQRGLAGK, via the coding sequence ATGAAACCGACCACGTTGCTGCTGGCGCTGCTTGCCAGCTACGTACTTCCGCTTCCCGCCATGGCTGCCGAAACGCCTGGGGCAGCCCGTCCGGCCGGGGCAGACAACTTCTACCGCAGCCCCACGGTCACGGGTGAGCGCGTCAGCTTCCACAACCAGTACCAGATGGAAGTGGTAGGCACGCTGTACCGCCCTCATGGCTTGCCTCGCGGCGGCCGCGCGCCCGCCGTGGTGGTTGGCCACCCGATGGGCGCGGTGAAGGAGCAGAGCTCGCAGCTCTACGCGCAGAAGCTGGCCGAACAGGGCTTCGTTACGCTGGCGATCGATCTTTCCTTCTGGGGAGAGAGCGGCGGCGCCCCGCGGCACATGGTGGCGCCGGAAATCTATTCAGACGACATCAGTGCGGCTGTCGACTTCCTGAGTACGCAGGCCTATGTGGACCCGGATCGGATTGGCGGCCTGGGCATCTGTGGCAGCGGCAGCTTTGTGATCAGCGCCGCCAAGATCGACCCGCGCATCAAGGCCATTGCTACGGTGAGCATGTACGACATGGGTGCGGCGGCACGGCAGGGGCTGAACAACGGGCAATCGCTGGAGCAGCGCAAGACGATGATCCAGTCCGCAACGGGCCAGCGCCTGGCAGAGTTCAAGGGCGGGGCGGCAGTGTACGTGCCAGGCACGGTGAACAAACTCGATGCTGACACCCCTGCCATCCAACGCGAGTTTTTCGACTTCTACCGTACCCCGCGCGGCGCCTACACGCCAAAGGGCGATACGGCAGAGCTGACGACCCAGCCGCTCTTCAGCAGCTTGGTCAAATTCATGAACTTCTATCCCTTCAATGACATCGAGACCATCTCACCCCGGCCGATGCTGTTCGTCTCCGGCGACGCCGCACATTCACGCGAGTTCAGCGAAGACGCATACCAAAGGGCCGGCCAACCGAAGGAACTCTACTGGGTGAAGGGTGCGGGTCACGTGGACCTGTATGACCGCGCCAACCTGATTCCCTTCGAGAAACTGACGACGTTCTTCCAGCGCGGCCTGGCCGGGAAATGA
- a CDS encoding antibiotic biosynthesis monooxygenase family protein, with protein sequence MNKIIMATLFSMLACSFRVGAEEAQMTRLSKITVDADHLPAYRDELAEEVRASMALEPGVLSLYAVFDKEDPTRLTILEIYASREAYEQHLKSPHFLKYKNGTLHMVKSLELVDVDPLLPELKIK encoded by the coding sequence GTGAACAAGATCATCATGGCCACGTTGTTCAGTATGTTGGCGTGCTCCTTCCGTGTTGGAGCGGAGGAGGCACAGATGACACGACTATCAAAGATCACCGTTGATGCAGACCATCTGCCCGCCTATCGAGACGAGTTGGCGGAAGAAGTTCGCGCCTCAATGGCGCTTGAGCCAGGCGTGCTGTCGTTGTATGCGGTTTTTGACAAGGAAGATCCTACTCGGCTGACGATCCTTGAAATCTATGCGAGTCGTGAGGCTTACGAGCAGCATCTGAAGAGCCCGCACTTCCTCAAGTACAAGAACGGGACGCTGCACATGGTCAAGTCCCTGGAGCTGGTTGATGTTGACCCTCTTCTGCCGGAGCTGAAGATCAAGTAG